In Capsicum annuum cultivar UCD-10X-F1 chromosome 8, UCD10Xv1.1, whole genome shotgun sequence, the genomic window ATGAATCCAACAAGTGGGAGTGGTGGAACTGGTTTTTAACAATTATTTCATGGCCTCTTCATAAATTGAGTGGTTTACAATAGGCTAAAGTATAGAAAATGTCTGAAGGCCTGATGTGACTTTTAAGTGCAAATAATAATCAAAGCATGAGGGTTTGTGAGGAAAGGCACTAATGAAGAAAacaaaattttttatatgtaatGCAAGAAAATGTACTTCTAAACTCGAACAATAAATTTTGGATGCAGATTTGAAAAGCTATAactaagtgaaaattttgaagcCAAAATCGTGTCAATCAAgttcaaaaccaatttgattAGGTAATAGGACGATGTTTTAAGTTTTCAATGACTTAACCTTTCCTTTACCAAATTTCTAATTGCTTAGAGCCCATTTGGATTAGCGGAATAAGAAAATAGGTTAAGCACTTTTGAAGTATTGGAACTGAATTTTAAAAAGATGCAGTTATGTGTTTGGTTAGAAGTGCTGAAGCTGAAAGTAAGCCATTGTTGTGTTTGGTAAATATGTTCTAATAAGCACTATTTATATTAAAATGACAGAGTTGTCCTTAAAGCTATTaacactaagattgaactgattTTTTCCATCTCTAGCTTCTCCTATCTGCTTTTGTAAGTGAGTTTTTGAAGATGTTGAGATAGAAGTACGTGTAATAAGCATATTATCTGGGGCCGAAAAATCTGCTTGCATTATGGTGTGAGATTGTGTTGTTGTCAATGACACACCTTTTCCTGTGAAATTTGTCACTGATTGGACTTGTGCTTAATGGTTTGAACGTTTCGCTAGCCCAAGGTAGTTGCACTCTCTTAGTAATAACAACAGCATAGGGGTTCCACTGTTGATCTAAGAAACATTATTTCTGTAATGATGCTGACCTTGTTGAATGGTAGGACAGAACTTTATTCTTTTATCTAGCCTTTGTAAGTGAAAGTTGGTAAATGGTGTCTCTTCTGAAGCTAGGAGTGAAAGCAGTTGCAGTCTCTTTAGATAGTGGCCGAATGTGCATGATGATGTCAGCAGAAGGAGCAGAAGACGGAAGGATGTAATCTAATTATCtaaaaaatggagggaaaaaaaaattaagaccaGCAGGAGCTTAGCTTTTGGATATTTTGTCGGTTATCAACATTTCTCGTTTTTATTAAAAAGTGTGTAGTTTTCTTGACAATCTGTCAAAATTATTCTTCGATATTTGAtacatgattttcaaatttattgGATGGTTCTGATTGAAACTTGGAAAGTTTTGGCCATTGTTTCGGTAAGTGAGACAAGCATTCTCATTAACGCTCTGTAGCATGATGTTCTTTAGAGAGTGAACGCTTGAGCCCTGTTGACGTGGACTCTTCAAGTAGTCAaagtttgttttgattgttgCTTGCTTCAGATGGTCTGgaataattttaacttttagcAGTAAGACTATAGGTTATGAATTAGTTAATAGAGTATTGCCCACTGTTTGCATTTGCAATTTGGGATTCTCTGTCGGGTAAACTGAGAGCGGGGGGTCTTCTGAATTTATTGATCAGCGTCTTTTCTTTCTTGTCATGCTGAAGTAATagactcttttatttatttatgagtcGCACAGGTGAGAATTCCTTTTTCTAGTGAAAGAGGGTAACTCTAAATAATTTGTTGAAACTTCTGACTTATTTCATGTGGGTAAGTCATTGTTGGGAAGAAGAGAAGTAAAGGCTAATCGTTTCTATGCCATCTCTTGTCCTTGTTTTTGCAGTAGAAGTTCTAGTAATGCAATATTTTATCAAGCATTACAAATTTGCTGGACTGGCCATGATATTAGAACTTAAATCGAATCTCTTATTCTTATTCCGAGTCTTGCTACATTTCCACCCTGCTCTGCTGTCTTTATTATGGAGCATTTGGTTGTGATTCCTGTGGGATCCTTACATTTACCTGATGCAGGGATGAATCACTGCTCTGCCAAGGGCTAGCGCTGAATGATGAGTTGCAGCGTGTATTGGCCAAGCATGAAGCTATTGCTTCCGGAACTTCTGTTAAAGTGGAAAAACCAAAATCAGAACCATCTCAACCTCTTGTAAATGTTGATGCTCCGCTTATTGATACCGGAAACAGCAAACAACCAGACCAAGGGTAAACTAATAACTATTATTTGTAGCGTATTCTTATTTGACCTCAAGTAGTATACATGGATTTTCTAGATTGAAATGTTAAATTGTTATTGCCTAAAATGAGTGACCTTAAAATTATTATCAACTGGATTAGGATTTTATCAAGGTTCAAAAGTCCTCTGCTATTACAACATCGATGGAAGTATAGGACTTTTTCTTTGAGATGTAGAATTTTCCTATTCAGTGCTAGGTGCTTGTACTTTAAATAAGCAAATCCCTTCCCCTTCCCCCAAAGAGCAGGGAATATGATAGAAAAAATTCTGGGTATTCATTTTAGGTTTTGAGTCGTAGTCAGATGTGAAGCAATCTTTTTCATTTAAGTCACGTGGTGTTTTTTCCAGATCTACATCAAGTGCTAGCTTAGGGACACAGTTGCTTCTTCCTGCTCCTCCATCAGCTAGCagtccatcaacaacaacaacaaaagttgACCCGAAAATCGATCTTCTAAGTGGAGATGACTTCAGCTCGCCTACACCTGAGAATGTCCTGGCCCTTGTTCCTGTTGGTGGAGAACCTCAGCCTGCAAGTCCTGTTTCACAGCAGAATGCCCTTGCTCTTGTTGACATGTTTTCATCACCCAGCAACTCACAATCTCCATATTCAGCTGGCCAGACACATCCTTCGTCCCCTCAATTTCGGCAACAGAGTTTCAATTCTCCCCAGCCAGCTTTGTACCCAAATGGAAGTGTCCCTGGAACAACATACACACAAAGCTCTAATGCGGCCTGGAACGAACAGATATCACAGCAACAGCAGTCAGCTTCTCCAGTTTATGGTGCATTTCTTTGTCCTTCTGCATGCTTTCTGTTTtacctccaaaaaaaaaaaaatctgcatTCATTCTGTTCGAATATAAAGTTCTATAGAAATGTTTATTCTGTTAGCTAGTTTGAATTCTTCCTCAGAATTTATCTGTATTAACTGAAAAGACCTGGCGACCATTAGTTATATTAGTGAAGCGTTAAACAGGGATATGCTGAAGTACAGTGTGTGTTTGAATTTGGTGTGCTCATGTGTAAAACCCAATTTCTGAACAGGTCATATGTATTGCCTGAATTGTACGACCTCTTGTTCATTCAGTTTCTGAATGATTACTCACATAGAGCTTGTCCAATTTCTGGTTAGGTGGCCAAAACAGTGCTTTTCCACCTCCTccatgggaagctgaggcagcAGAGAATGGCCAAATAGCTGGGAATCCTCATGCTCAACCGATGCAAAGTAATCAGTTGCCAGGTAGTCCACATGCTCCACCAATGCACAACAATCAGCTAATGTCTGGTAGTTCAAATGCTTTATCAATGCAAAATACCCAGCTGATGGCAGCTAACAGCCAACAATTGGCTGGTGGTTCACATGTTCATGGTATGTATGCGCAACCGATCACTGGTGGACAGCCTGCCATGATGAACCAGGCTATGCAAAACAATCAGATGGTGGGCTTGCTTCCTCAATCAATCCAAGGTGGGCAATCAATGGGTATGTTTCCGCAACAAATGCCACCTGGGCACATGGCTTATATGTATGCCCAACAACAAATGTATGGTAACCAAATGGCTGGTTATGGCTATGGTTATGCCCAAGCACAGAACACCCAGTTTCTTAATCAGAGAATGTCTGGGCTCTCCGTGAGGGATGAGGGTGTCCTAAATAATTCGTCCTATCCAGTTTCAACTCCTTCGTACGTACCATCTGGAAAACCCTCAAAGCCAGAGGAT contains:
- the LOC107839129 gene encoding TOM1-like protein 9; translated protein: MVNSMVERATSDMLIGPDWAMNLEICDICNHDPAQAKDVVKGIKRRLGSKNPKVQLLALTLLETIVKNCGDIVHMHVAEKDLLHEMVKIVKKKQPDLHVKEKVLILIDTWQEAFGGPRARYPQFYGAYQELLRIGAVFPHRSEKSAPVFTPPQTHPLASYPQNLRNPESGQEAAESSAEAEYPALSLTEIQNARGIMDVLAEMLSALDPENKEGLKQEVIVDLVEQCRTYKQRVVHLVNSTTDESLLCQGLALNDELQRVLAKHEAIASGTSVKVEKPKSEPSQPLVNVDAPLIDTGNSKQPDQGSTSSASLGTQLLLPAPPSASSPSTTTTKVDPKIDLLSGDDFSSPTPENVLALVPVGGEPQPASPVSQQNALALVDMFSSPSNSQSPYSAGQTHPSSPQFRQQSFNSPQPALYPNGSVPGTTYTQSSNAAWNEQISQQQQSASPVYGGQNSAFPPPPWEAEAAENGQIAGNPHAQPMQSNQLPGSPHAPPMHNNQLMSGSSNALSMQNTQLMAANSQQLAGGSHVHGMYAQPITGGQPAMMNQAMQNNQMVGLLPQSIQGGQSMGMFPQQMPPGHMAYMYAQQQMYGNQMAGYGYGYAQAQNTQFLNQRMSGLSVRDEGVLNNSSYPVSTPSYVPSGKPSKPEDKLFGDLVDISKFKPSKTTPGRAGSM